The genomic region taattaatacctataggctataattaataatttattaaaaattataattcatacaataatatacaacaagtcatcaaatacaataaaatatgttcattattaattctagtttaatgtttataacaaaAGTTTATTTAATGTCTCTGTTTCTATAGTTAACTGTCTATAACAGATAATGATtagtgattaaatttaaattaaaaaataaataaagtaatcaATTTCAGAATCAAGACAAAAGAAAATCATTTgaagaaaatagtttaaacaaaaaaccaaaaatagttAACTATTTCAAAAATGCTGTGTTAAATGTAAGTCATGTGATGCAAATAAATTTTATCCAAAAACTGACAaattcataacttatttaagtaatttaatctTTGGTTATTTTAGAGTACAGAAAgtagaaaaaatcaaaatatagttGATGAATCTATTGATAAACACTgtgatgtaagtacctatatattttattcaaatactttaaagGCGGGttgaaaataaatgtctaataaaatgttatgttcattttattgagttatttaatatgttaaagcaatttagttaattatatacaaaagtattcaaataaaaatattataaaaaaaatttttcttactCAGTCTTGTtgtacaaaacttttttttaattttctagaaCCTAAAAGATAGTCAAGATAGCCCAATAGATAATTTTACCAATGatcatgaatttaaaaatacatcacGGGAAAATGACATTTCATTACTTTtagataatttcaaattaaatttacaagaaagattggaatttattaatacaatttgggCACCtgattttagttataattttccaATAACTACTGTAGGCAAAAAGCATCTTAAATTTCAAACAAGCTGGCTACAAACATGGAAATGGCTTTcctattctaaaataaaaaatggagcATTTTgcaaatattgtgtaatttttaatcaaaaagaAGGAGGAATAGGAAAACAAAGTTTGGGCATGTTGTGTACCAAAGAATTTTCTAATTGGAAACATGCaattgaaaagtttaaaaatcatGAAGAAACTGGTTATCATAaaacatgtatagaaaattataaagttatgtctcaaaaaaattatactcctataaatattcaaataaataaagttatagctgctgaaattattgaaaataggaAATTGATTATGCCTGTTATTGAGTCTATAATTTTTTGTGGGCGCCAAGGTCTTTCATTAAGAGGTCATAACGATTCTGGACCTTTAATAATGCAACATGAACCTATCGAAAATGATGGTAACTTTAGAGCTGTATTAAGATATGGACTTCGCATGACTTCTGTAGTAAATTCTGATCTAGAACTAATAAGAGAACGTTGTAAACGTAATGCGCAGTATATTAgtccaaaaatacaaaatgaaatagttaacatatgtaataatttaatacttgataaaatagttaaaaaaataaattcttcaaAAGGTTTTTGTGTTCTTCCCGATGAAACTGCAGACGTAGCTGGAGTAgaacagttttcaatttgtgctaggtatatttataataatgaaataaaagaaGACTTTCTAAATTTTGTTCCAGTAGAAAGTACAACAGGGGAAAATTTagctcatattttaataaaaagctTGGAAAATTTTggtataaatttacaatatttaagagGGCAAGGCTACGATGGGGCGGCTGCTATGAGTGGAAGGTTTAATGGTGtccaaagtataataaaacaacagTACAAGACAGCTGTATATGTTCATTGCAGTgcttatgtgttaaatttagtAATATGTAGTTCTTGTGAAATATCTTGTATCAGAAATGCGATGGGTGTTAttgaaagtatatataattttatgaatactcCTAAACGACAGTGTGTATTACAAAGTGAGGtaagaaataaaataccaaattcaaagaaagaaaaattaatgaagttATGTGCGACAAGGTGGGTAGAAAAACATGAATCTATTAGGacatttattgatttacaaGAAGCTATAGTGAGCTCATTAGAAATGATGACAGAGTGGGTTGATAAAGAAACTTCCTCAAAAGCAACACAACTACTTCTTTCATTAAGAGATACAACATTTAATGTAAGTTTACTAGTTattgatgaaatatttaaacattcttATGTATTGTGTAAAGCACTACAAAGagacaatattgatttaatagaAGCAATGAATTTAGCTGAAGATTTAACTAAAGAAGTAAAACGAATGAGACAAAATAGTGATGaagttttttcaaacatttttatgaccTTAGAAGAAAAatctaaacttttaaattttgatattcatattcCAAGGATTTGTAAACGCCAAACTAACcgttataatatttctacagACTCTGCTGAAGAGTATTATAGAATATCAATTTTTACACcgtttttagattattttattgatcaaaTGAATACACGATTTATAGAGCACCAAACAATCTTAAAAGGATTTCAATCTTTATTTGACAATGATTTGGATAAAGATAGAAATGACATTTTAGAgttactacatttttataaagaatcAGATGATTTAAGTGACTCTGATATAGTTATATCGGAACTTAAAATGtggaaaaacgttttaaatagaATTGAAAATGAACAAAAACCAAAAAGAGCTATTGAATTTCTTAAATTGTGTGATGAAGACCTATTTCCAAATGTgtacaagttattaaaaatagtttgtattttacCTGTGACAACATGTACTTCTGAAAGAAGTTTTTCATCATTAAGAAGACTTAAAACGTATTTAAGAAGCACTATGACAGAGAATAGACTCAATGGCTTAGCCATGTTAAGTATTCATCGAGAAGAACTTATAACTCCAGAAGAAGTTATTGAacagctaattaaaaaaaatagaagacttgcattttaaacaaaaattatattttaatacattgagCTAAATTTGAATTGTAAGATTACAGTTGTACTTGTTTCTTTTAccaattaaatagtataaaataaacatttttgttggtttttcaatgatatatattatatgtaatttttttatacttttttacatgttaaaaaaaatttggacccCCCCTTTGAAAAATTCCTGGGTACGCCCCTGGctccgtaactaatttattaatcgataacattgtcgataaagctgggctcagctcacggctcgcatctgatatcgaaataatacgtgaaaataataaattacaaaatttcggccacgtgaatgtggaaatatcgcataaaatattatattattagattttattcttaatcgtgctttaccgtactcaacatacgaaataatttacgaaaaatacaaactatataatatacaaacaaatataatataatataatataacaatggacattttaaggaatgtgcaattataattcctaataaaattaataacatatagaatatagatacacaatatattaacctaacctgtagtgtatgtataaatatatgtaattaatataaaaaaaacgtgaaaaaaatcgaaaaaaaacgcAAACAATTTCGAGATTATGGGCGGCCATGTTATTCTAATGCACGGAGCAGTCGCCGCCCGGAAGACCGTACGACGGATTCGAACTCGGACCTACCCAGCAACCTACGTTTGgggaacctacgcctaacctactACGCCACGATTTGTGATGGTATACACGGTCAAAACTTCATTACTTAAGCTGTGACGCTGTGTATCAACGGAGCAACGTAATCCAATATATTCGATACacatcgatgtaatcgtatataatttgatgtatctataatgtatgtttgaataatacatttatttaaatcaaaccgcaaaattgtgtttacgtaatataccaacgttattaaggaccaaataataatgcaatatttattgaatcaaaaacaaaattgtgcacTTGTGCGTTGGAACGAATACCGACTTACATTTCGTGAACGCGaattttaaagtatacaaaccgcatatccacgggttttaaaagaaataaacttaacaaataGAGCACAGACGGCAATTGAAAAGACGAAACGaatcaagaaaaacaaaaatagcaataataacgacCGACGCTGGCGAAAACGGCGTAAAAAGCATTTGAAAACCAACCGACCGCCACCGCCGCGGCGAAGGTACGCGATTGGACGCGTCAAGGAATCTTCGGGAACGGGTCGGgcggactgtagaaacggagcggtGCTTCTTTTTTTACGCCACGGTTTCATCATAGCCGGCGTTTTCCGTTCCATGGGTCGCCCTGAGTCAGCTGTTTTCCttgtcattttatatattaagattataacatatttgtcaaaatttgagaTTTTTAAGTGGTACcaaggtataacattttttattatattattttaaccttttattatttttaataatttattttatatactatattataacatattttgtcaaaatttgagaTTTTTAAGTGGTACcaaggtataacattttttattatattattttaaccttttattatttttaattattttactttgtataggtgctacgtatattataagttataacatattttgtcaaaaattgagtTTTTAAGTGGTACCANNNNNNNNNNNNNNNNNNNNNNNNNNNNNNNNNNNNNNNNNNNNNNNNNNNNNNNNNNNNNNNNNNNNNNNNNNNNNNNNNNNNNNNNNNNNNNNNNNNNNNNNNNNNNNNNNNNNNNNNNNNNNNNNNNNNNNNNNNNNNNNNNNNNNNNNNNNNNNNNNNNNNNNNNNNNNNNNNNNNNNNNNNNNNNNNNNNNNNNNNNNNNNNNNNNNNNNNNNNNNNNNNNNNNNNNNNNNNNNNNNNNNNNNNNNNNNNNNNNNNNNNNNNNNNNNNNNNNNNNNNNNNNNNNNNNNNNNNNNNNNNNNNNNNNNNNNNNNNNNNNNNNNNNNNNNNNNNNNNNNNNNNNNNNNNNNNNNNNNNNNNNNNNNNNNNNNNNNNNNNNNNNNNNNNNNNNNNNNNNNNNNNNNNNNNNNNNNNNNNNNNNNNNNNNNNNNNNNNNNNNNNNNNNNNNNNNNNNNNNNNNNNNNNNNNNNNNNNNNNNNNNNNNNNNNNNNNNNNNNNNNNNNNNNNNNNNNNNNNNNNNNNNNNNNNNNNNNNNNNNNNNNNNNNNNNNNNNNNNNNNNNNNNNNNNNNNNNNNNNNNNNNNNNNNNNNNNNNNNNNNNNNNNNNNNNNNNNNNNNNNNNNNNNNNNNNNNNNNNNNNNNNNNNNNNNNNNNNNNNNNNNNNNNNNNNNNNNNNNNNNNNNNNNNNNNNNNNNNNNNNNNNNNNNNNNNNNNNNNNNNNNNNNNNNNNNNNNNNNNNNNNNNNNNNNNNNNNNNNNNNNNNNNNNNNNNNNNNNNNNNNNNNNNNNNNNNNNNNNNNNAATATTTGACGTCTCCCACTTTAAACCCAAAAATATAAGAATGTTGAAGATAAggttaggtaatatattatataatatgtattattattattttcctcatTCAATGTAGTTATAAGCtccttaaaatgtataaataaatatttgtaatgtaaaatacttgtcattttaatgatattataatatgattaaaaaaaaaaaattatagatggAAAGAAGCTGAGCGCATTCTTAAAATATCGATAGCTGATAAGGCGGAGGACTTGGAGCTTCAGAATGAGTTGTCAGAGATTGTTCAAGCAATATTTACACGTTTTATGTTCGATCCTAAGAGGAAGATagtaagatattaaaattactaaaggcttaataatgtatttatttatgatgttaaaaatgtaaatatattatataaattaaaattatttagataatgcACATCACTACTATAATGTAAtagtatgcaaaataaaaattttagtttaatcTACTATTGTGTTATGAAACACTTTATACATTACTCACATTGTTCAATGAACTTGCTAATCAAATATATTCAGTTCTATTAATGTAaaatctaattatataatatctgttattattatattgtaaaaataaaataacaataaaatgtacactttgtttttcatttatttttatgtaaaaaaactgatcttacatttatatttacaagtggtaaaaaaaatagttgttcatggtagtagtatatatttgtatgttcacagccagcttttccacggtaatttttttttttcaagggggaatgtcccccttgaagacttttattttaccgtgtaacacatttcacactgattgtctaccaaattctacctcgtaaaaatatttacagtatttcatttctactcatgttggttacactgttttttttatctaaatttgataaacaaatttacaattatttttttttttaattttttaaagttgattattttttttattatactcagtcactatcgattagctgtccggtcaagtcgtgtttcgttcatcaattctctcatcatctcattaaattgtttttttccaagttattctttaattttttaaaaatgaatttccaaaaatgcacaaacgatgtccagtcattggtcgaccaaatacgattcaattcaacaccagcgtatccagaattctctacatttgtatctaggttACGAACTTTTAAGTCGTTTCCATCGAACACCGGTCAAAATAANNNNNNNNNNNNNNNNNNNNNNNNNNNNNNNNNNNNNNNNNNNNNNNNNNATAAtagtagttatgaaaataataaatcaaaacatggtatgaattaaaaactgcatcgtttataagtcaagaatactatAGAGCatgggtgatcgaacactgatattatttttataataattttggaattgtatcttaatttattatctcatattttctccgaattttaaatgtttaaagcgtcggaactttattgctccgtaactaatttattaatcgataacattgtcgataaagctgggctcagctcacggctcgcatctgatatcgaaataatacgtgaaaataataaattacaaaatttcggccacgtgaatgtggaaatatcgcataaaatattatattattagattttattcttaatcgtgctttaccgtactcaacatacgaaataatttacgaaaaatacaaactatataatatacaaacaaatataatataatataatataacaatggacattttaaggaatgtgcaattataattcctaataaaattaataacatatagaatatagatacacaatatattaacctaacctgtagtgtatgtataaatatatgtaattaatataaaaaaaacgtgaaaaaaatcgaaaaaaaacgcAAACAATTTCGAGATTATGGGCGGCCATGTTATTCTAATGCACGGAGCAGTCGCCGCCCGGAAGACCGTACGACGGATTCGAACTCGGACCTACCCAGCAACCTACGTTTGgggaacctacgcctaacctactACGCCACGATTTGTGATGGTATACACGGTCAAAACTTCATTACTTAAGCTGTGACGCTGTGTATCAACGGAGCAACGTACTCCAATATATTCGATACacatcgatgtaatcgtatataatttgatgtatctataatgtatgtttgaataatacatttatttaaatcaaaccgcaaaattgtgtttacgtaatataccaacgttattaaggaccaaataataatgcaatatttattgaatcaaaaacaaaattgtgcacTTGTGCGTTGGAACGAATACCGACTTACATTTCGTGAACGCGaattttaaagtatacaaaccgcatatccacgggttttaaaagaaataaacttaacaaataGAGCACAGACGGCAATTGAAAAGACGAAACGAATCATGAAAAACAAAGATAGCAATAATAACGACCGACGCTGGCGAAAACGGCGTAAAAAGCATTTGAAATCAACCGACCGCCACCGCCGCGGCGAAGTACGCGATTGTACGCGTCAAGGAATCTTCGGGAACGGNNNNNNNNNNNNNNNNNNNNNNNNNNNNNNNNNNNNNNNNNNNNNNNNNNCAATCGTTGACTTTGGGTAAATATAAAGTTAATGGTTTAACGTACGCAATGTGTCTTAAAAAGGTACATCGTACGCAATCGTGTGGTACCCAATGATAGATACAGGCAGTCAGGTAAAcatactcaaaataaattgcttACGTGAAGAATTAGAAGTAGATGAAACGCAAGAAATTAATCTACGCGGAATAAA from Acyrthosiphon pisum isolate AL4f unplaced genomic scaffold, pea_aphid_22Mar2018_4r6ur Scaffold_21085;HRSCAF=22993, whole genome shotgun sequence harbors:
- the LOC115034787 gene encoding 52 kDa repressor of the inhibitor of the protein kinase-like, with amino-acid sequence MTIIYYYFRFRGISRITFKVNCYDGAAAMSGRFNGVQSIIKQQYKTAVYVHCSAYVLNLVICSSCEISCIRNAMGVIESIYNFMNTPKRQCVLQSEVRNKIPNSKKEKLMKLCATRWVEKHESIRTFIDLQEAIVSSLEMMTEWVDKETSSKATQLLLSLRDTTFNVSLLVIDEIFKHSYVLCKALQRDNIDLIEAMNLAEDLTKEVKRMRQNSDEVFSNIFMTLEEKSKLLNFDIHIPRICKRQTNRYNISTDSAEEYYRISIFTPFLDYFIDQMNTRFIEHQTILKGFQSLFDNDLDKDRNDILELLHFYKESDDLSDSDIVISELKMWKNVLNRIENEQKPKRAIEFLKLCDEDLFPNVYKLLKIVCILPVTTCTSERSFSSLRRLKTYLRSTMTENRLNGLAMLSIHREELITPEEVIEQLIKKNRRLAF